The Dioscorea cayenensis subsp. rotundata cultivar TDr96_F1 chromosome 19, TDr96_F1_v2_PseudoChromosome.rev07_lg8_w22 25.fasta, whole genome shotgun sequence genome includes a window with the following:
- the LOC120283654 gene encoding uncharacterized protein LOC120283654 isoform X2, whose amino-acid sequence MGKGKKGEEEIMEGIASIALLPSGSISGHFIKLPESCCYGLHGTELDCERECSRGEDYRLIKLSIIDYASKRERTVVVECRGHDAARFQNIDHAHGWEADVVGTVEQKHEKQKVSVSFECETLKAEDVAEEHIRN is encoded by the exons ATGGGAAAAGGAAAGAAGGGGGAGGAGGAGATAATGGAAGGGATTGCATCCATTGCTCTTCTTCCCAGTGGATCTATCTCTGGACACTTCATCAAGCTTCCTGAATCTTGTTGCTATGGTCTCCATGGAACTG AATTGGATTGTGAAAGGGAGTGTAGTAGAGGTGAAGATTATCGGTTAATCAAGCTCTCAATTATCGACTATGCA AGCAAGAGAGAGCGAACGGTTGTAGTCGAATGCAGAGGACACGATGCTGCTCGGTTTCAAAACATCGATCATGCCCACGG CTGGGAAGCAGATGTTGTAGGCACTGTTGAACAGAAGCATGAGAAACAAAAGGTTTCAGTTTCATTCGAGTGTGAAACTTTGAAGGCCGAAGACGTTGCTGAAGAACACATCAGAAA TTAA
- the LOC120283654 gene encoding uncharacterized protein LOC120283654 isoform X1 — MGKGKKGEEEIMEGIASIALLPSGSISGHFIKLPESCCYGLHGTELDCERECSRGEDYRLIKLSIIDYASKRERTVVVECRGHDAARFQNIDHAHGWEADVVGTVEQKHEKQKVSVSFECETLKAEDVAEEHIRKYMPNLTGLDAVVNVGPMKISGLSFEADADQEETEDT; from the exons ATGGGAAAAGGAAAGAAGGGGGAGGAGGAGATAATGGAAGGGATTGCATCCATTGCTCTTCTTCCCAGTGGATCTATCTCTGGACACTTCATCAAGCTTCCTGAATCTTGTTGCTATGGTCTCCATGGAACTG AATTGGATTGTGAAAGGGAGTGTAGTAGAGGTGAAGATTATCGGTTAATCAAGCTCTCAATTATCGACTATGCA AGCAAGAGAGAGCGAACGGTTGTAGTCGAATGCAGAGGACACGATGCTGCTCGGTTTCAAAACATCGATCATGCCCACGG CTGGGAAGCAGATGTTGTAGGCACTGTTGAACAGAAGCATGAGAAACAAAAGGTTTCAGTTTCATTCGAGTGTGAAACTTTGAAGGCCGAAGACGTTGCTGAAGAACACATCAGAAAGTATATGCCCAACCTCACAGGACTTGATGCTGTTg TTAATGTCGGTCCAATGAAGATTTCCGGCCTCAGCTTTGAAGCTGATGCAGATCAAGAAGAAACTGAAGATACTTGA